Genomic segment of Bacteroidota bacterium:
CAGAAATAACTGCGCTGTCGAGTACAGTTTTATCTTCATCACGCTGTTGTCCTTGCGACAATAATACTTTTCCTTTCAGTTCCAGGAAATCGCTCCCGTTTTTCACGAGTGTATCTCCCGCCTTAGCGGTGAAGACAGAGAATAAAATGACGGGGCAGAGAATAATTATTTTTTTCATGAAAATATTTTCAGAACAATTGAAAAAGAAAAAGGCCTCGTCCGGAGATCAGGAGAGGCCTTTTAATAAATTCATCATTGATTATTGAATGATTCCTTTGAAGTCAGCATCATCACGATATTTGAGGAACTCAACATCTGATTTTGCTTTGTCTTTCATAGAAGGATCTTTTTCGCAAGCGGTACGAAGATTATTGACGAGCATATCTTTATTACCCTTACGTGCACCTATAATTGCTTTCAGGTAATAAGAAAGTGCATCTTCTTTTTCTGAGCTCTTATCGATCGTGGTCAAAGCGCCATCAAGATCGCCTGCGAGTACCTGCGCGAGCGCTACGTTGAAAGTTTTGTTTGAACCGAAATCGGTAACTGCATCTGCATATTGTCCGTCCTGAACTGCGATGAGTCCGAGATTGTAAGAAACTTCAGGCCCTGCAGATTTTGCATTCATGAGCATTCCTTTAGCAGTTTTGCGGTCACCTTCCCAACGAGCGCAGATCGCAAGATTGTTCTGGATGATCGGGTTATTCGGATTCAGTTTATCTGCTTTGGTGAATTCTGCTTTTGCATCAGCGAGTTTATTCTGCATAAGAAGAACACAACCTACGTTGTTGGAAGTTCTCCAGTCATTACCATACATACGCTCACCTGCTTTATAGAAATTCAGTTTTTCATTCAGATCATTGGTAAGTGATCCTGCATAAAGAATTTCTTCGATAGAAAGACTGTCCGGAGTGGAACGTGCAAGCTGGAGAATGCGCTCATCGGTGCGATTGTGTTTGATCGCGTTGATGGTAACCATTGAACGACGCAACTGGGGAAGAATATCCTTTGCAAGTTCCTGATAAGTAGCAGCCATATTTTTGATCTCAGCTTCGCGTTTTTCTCCGTCAGGATAAGTAGAAAGAACACGAAGAATAAGATCCTTGTCCTTAATATCTGATTTGGAAACAAGATCCTGGAAACCATTCCAGTCTTCTGCCGTTACCTGCTTCATATAGAATCCATCTTTTGTAGCAGGATCATACCCGGTTTTTTTGTCTTTCGCCATCGCCTGCATATCCTTCATCGTTTTTGTGTAACGGTCTTCAGCAAGTTTAGCGTTGCCATCCGTTTCACCATCAGGAGAAGCATAAGAAGAAATATTTATGCTTGGCATTTCCATATTCGGATCGGTACGGTGCGCTTTCATGAAATCATTCAGCACTTTCATGTCCTCACCTTTCACATCATGTTTAGAAGTGTAAGTGGTAGTGCTGATCACGAAATGTGTAGAACCGTCGACCGGATTCGGAACTGTTTTCTGGAATTTATCTTTCCCGATGATCGGTTTATCATCATTCTTAAGAAGATAAGGTGTGATGATAGTACCATGTCCGATAGTGCGCGCCGGCATGTCTTTTGTTTTTTTCTTGACCGCGCCGCTCGCATCCAGTTTCAGATCGGCATCTTTCATATCCGAAGTGTAGGGCTGCTTATCGGTATAAGTGTAAGAGCCGCCTGTTTTATAAGCGATCTTGGTTCCGGTACCCTGTGCTTTTTCACCGAGCAGTGTTGCGGATTTGAATTTATGATCACCGCACTGTGGAGTAACGGTAAGCACAACTTTTTTACCGAAATATTTTGGAGGATATTTTACACTGATGGTTACCATAACGGAATCGTCGTGCATTTCGAGAGGATTCGGGGTTACGGTGTATTGGACAGTTGCTTCTTTCTTTGACATTTTTCCGAGTCCGGTACAGGACGCGAATGACAGGGAGGCTACAGCAGCGAGTCCGAAGATGTAAAGATTCGTGTGTTTCATGTTAAGATCAGGATAGTTCCTTTTTTTGGTACGGCGCAAAAATAAACAAAATCCTAAAAAAAGAAAGGAAAATCGACAGGAAGAAGCGATTCGTCGCAATTAACCGATTTATTGCAATTCAGGGATTAAATGCAGCCCCGGCGAATAATTCTTCTGAACCAGATTGAGCACATGCTGTGTGAGCGCTTCCGGACCCAATTCATTATTGATCCACAGCACCGGCATCCTTTTCTCAGCAGCGAAAAAACTGGAATACCCGGCGGCCACCTTTGCCAGATATTCTTTCGCTATCTGCTGCTCGAATTCGCGCCCGCGTTTGTTGATATGTTTCAATAACTTTTCCGCAGGACGATGCAGGTAAACGATGATATCCGGAATTTTTGCCTGAACAGAAAATGAAGATGAAATACGTTCGAATAATTTCAATTCCTCCCCCTTGAGGTTAACCCGGGCAAATACCAGCGATTTTTCCCAAAAATAATCGGCCACAACTGATTCATTTCTTTTTATTGCATCGCGCACATTGCGAAGCCGCTCTTCGAGAAAAGAGAGTTCGGCTGCAAACGCATAACGCTCCATATCGGAATAAAAATCGCCGAGAAACGGATTATCCTCGAATTGTTCGCGGACATAAACAGAACCTGTGCGACGTGCAAGCATTTCTGCCAGCGTGGATTTTCCCGCACCGATGTTTCCTTCGATGGCTATGTAACGCAAATTTTTCACGAATGAAATTCAGTTTTCCGAACAGGAAATATCTTCGATCCATCGACACACTCTTCCATAAGATTAAGCATTGATTTGCCAATGACCGGATGAATTTTATGAGGATCGAGTTCGCACATGCCTGCGAGTACAAATATTCTTTGTGCCATGTGCGGATGCGGAATCTGAAGATGCTCTTCCCGGATCGCTGCATCATTGAAAAAAATAATATCGATATCGATCATTCGGGGACCCCACTTTTCCTGTCGCGTCCTGCCCATTTTTTTTTCAATGGCAATAAAATGCACCAACAATTCTTCAGGCGTTAAAGAAGTTTCAATCTGAATCACACAATTCAGGAAGAATGGCTGATCGGTCTTTCCCCATGGCTCCGTTTCGATCATTGAAGAGAAGCGCGTGATTGTTGTTCCATTCAATTGCCCGATCATCTCACAGGCATTCCTAACATTTTTTTTCCGGTCACCGAGATTGGAACCCAGCCCTGCGAAAACATTATTGAACACAGAATTCATGACACGAATGTACCATATCAAGTTGAAAAATGAGAGTGGCAACCACTGGCCAATTTTACTATCTTCGATAAAATTTTCACCAAAAAAAATCATCATGAGATCCTTCCGCCAGATCCTTGTCCTGATTGCACTTGTTTCCGCCGGATTCCTCCGCGCACAAGTGTACACGACTACCACGCTTATTTCTTCACTTCAAAACCCGGTTGCTTTTGCAATCTCTCCTGACAACAGAATTTTTCTCACGCAGAAAGGAGACGGAAGTATTCCCGCTGTTGCCGGTTCTGCTACCATCAGGGTTTATACACTCACCGGAACTTTCCTTTCCACTTTCTACGATCTTTCTGATTCGGTGAATTCCGATTTTGAACGCGGACTGCTTGGAATTGCCCTTGATCCATCGTTCACCACCAACCATTACGTTTATGTTTACTACGTGCATTATTACAATGCAAGTGAACGTATCCGTATCGTTCGTTTCACTGAAGTCAGTAATGCAGGAACAAATCCGCAGGTGATCTTCGATCTCGATATTACCTCGTACAACATTGCAGGAAATCATGTCGGTGGAAATGTTCACTTCCGTCCATCTGACCCCACACATATTTATTTTACGATCGGAGATCTTGCTTACCAGCAAACCAATCCGACTTTGAATTATGCGAATAAACTCACCAAACCATTCGGAAAAGTTCTTCGCATAGGAAAAGATCCGATCACGGTGGGAATGCCTACTTACAATGTACACGGTGTCGGAACCTGCGGAGCAAATATTCCAACTGATAATCCCTATTACGACGATGGAAATATTTACACAGGTAATTGCGATATCATCTGGAGTTACGGCCATCGCAATCCGTTTGATTTTTGTTTCAGTCCTGTGAGTGATTCCATGTACGTTTCGGAAAACGGATTGAATACCTGGGACGAAATAAATATGATTCACAAAGGCGCAAATTACGGATGGGCAACCTGCGAAGGAAGAATGATGAACAGTTCAACTACTGTTCCTTGTAATCTTACCGGCGATGTTTTACCAATGGATGTGTGGGGCGCACCACTTCCCGCTCTTACCGGCATCGTTTATTATTCCAGTTCTGTGATGCCGGAATTCAATAACCACCTGCTCGTTACTGATAATGATTATGCAAGAATTTA
This window contains:
- a CDS encoding deoxynucleoside kinase → MKNLRYIAIEGNIGAGKSTLAEMLARRTGSVYVREQFEDNPFLGDFYSDMERYAFAAELSFLEERLRNVRDAIKRNESVVADYFWEKSLVFARVNLKGEELKLFERISSSFSVQAKIPDIIVYLHRPAEKLLKHINKRGREFEQQIAKEYLAKVAAGYSSFFAAEKRMPVLWINNELGPEALTQHVLNLVQKNYSPGLHLIPELQ
- a CDS encoding PQQ-dependent sugar dehydrogenase, coding for MRSFRQILVLIALVSAGFLRAQVYTTTTLISSLQNPVAFAISPDNRIFLTQKGDGSIPAVAGSATIRVYTLTGTFLSTFYDLSDSVNSDFERGLLGIALDPSFTTNHYVYVYYVHYYNASERIRIVRFTEVSNAGTNPQVIFDLDITSYNIAGNHVGGNVHFRPSDPTHIYFTIGDLAYQQTNPTLNYANKLTKPFGKVLRIGKDPITVGMPTYNVHGVGTCGANIPTDNPYYDDGNIYTGNCDIIWSYGHRNPFDFCFSPVSDSMYVSENGLNTWDEINMIHKGANYGWATCEGRMMNSSTTVPCNLTGDVLPMDVWGAPLPALTGIVYYSSSVMPEFNNHLLVTDNDYARIYDLTLGNPPAYDTVLSRTQWQDMPGGHTTLMQGPEGCIYVMRGGYEAGTGAVKRICPQGLGTGDFINPYFTMQQSNPNPFSVSTTLTYSMKQEALVRIALYDVYGKEVAVLVDGQQTEGSHTYDINAATLNLAPGMYFCYMESNTYAQSLKLTVVK
- the folK gene encoding 2-amino-4-hydroxy-6-hydroxymethyldihydropteridine diphosphokinase, which encodes MNSVFNNVFAGLGSNLGDRKKNVRNACEMIGQLNGTTITRFSSMIETEPWGKTDQPFFLNCVIQIETSLTPEELLVHFIAIEKKMGRTRQEKWGPRMIDIDIIFFNDAAIREEHLQIPHPHMAQRIFVLAGMCELDPHKIHPVIGKSMLNLMEECVDGSKIFPVRKTEFHS